A genome region from Mauremys reevesii isolate NIE-2019 linkage group 12, ASM1616193v1, whole genome shotgun sequence includes the following:
- the LOC120375912 gene encoding fibrous sheath CABYR-binding protein-like, which translates to MGSRLGKRKHLGVPDKSTDQKAEKASMEMEGTPQKSPETHFSAETALDATQVMGKAHCTEEPAPGTTEEIEIQTATEHGEAQPSAETTEGNESQPEAQMPLAVPQITETHLDTETSEHTGEAQLVEESSLDPTDETEAATEHDEPSPTRETTEMTETQLNALHDQGTEAQFAGEIHPIEISVLKIEGQPPEQNREETEVPVAMPTMQEALGEAEPAAQTPEMMGEAESTVETARASTDVIAAQLAVQDTQLGEMQLAEMGESQKVTDDAEVCSTAEPVEVTEAQPASPSTYKSLQDTEGSQPLPEKSLDPTEVSEVPSAETTKGNESQPEVQMPPAVPQITETPLDTETAEHTGEAQPVEKSSLDPTDETEAATEHDEPSPTGETTEMTETQLNALHDQGMEAQFAGEIHPIEISVLKIEDQPPEQNREETEVPVAMPTMQEALGEAEPAAQTPQMMGETESTVETALASTDMIAAQLAVQHTQLGEMQLAEMGESQKVTDDAEACSTAEPVEVTEAQPASPSMYQSLQDTEGSQPLAEKSLEITEVSEVQSIARAIEETNEGQRIAQAIKAKVCSLEQTSQKMTEIMIGSQSAAVTTESGEAQPIEPPSIAEVAEAQNATKNSEDQPSSETTEVTRTPPTTLHVRKTKAVAGEGQPAIETSEVMADPQPTRLGKPDTKAHKTVQSTEETGEGPTALPAVQGILQELLPAGETVQLVEESLHVTGGTQLLAETESQNTTENNKAHPIPETEAASVPNTHTPQELGARPTGETPKAAEGKSSEDMVLDAAKVNEAPPAGENQAHPNTKVREAMEAQAAGTDTQESHQEAETMKETVTQSTEWSMPEGGGAQPTAEAARVQTAAPIAQKSEPATGTTAGNGEFCPIVQATEEMAVPPVAETVIHTAVPATQELAQDSSETQPIGLHVQETVQQTGPQTAEVYTALSILKFIKEITEAAAKITEENETCPIPGTVLETPEEAESLQSLMETTDLKMKTGQEPQIAANITGQEGGEHAAISKEEILKASETEISVDAESELQQYTEQEDPSASLGASCELPQTLKPSSETQAFQPLESIVTAVDERGVQGEPKQTLSAFETQGRKGEMVLHSDCGPTGSEAVPSKEISAREASDLIHMA; encoded by the coding sequence ATGGGGAGCAGACTTGGCAAAAGGAAGCATCTTGGTGTACCTGACAAATCTACAGACCAGAAGGCTGAGAAGGCATCCATGGAGATGGAAGGGACCCCACAAAAGTCACCTGAGACCCATTTTTCTGCAGAGACAGCACTAGATGCCACCCAAGTCATGGGCAAGGCCCACTGCACTGAAGAGCCTGCACCAGGGACCACAGAAGAAATTGAGATCCAGACTGCCACAGAGCATGGTGAGGCCCAGCCCAGTGCAGAGACTACTGAAGGGAATGAGTCACAGCCAGAAGCACAGATGCCACTGGCAGTTCCCCAAATCACCGAGACCCACCTTGATACGGAGACTTCAGAACACACTGGTGAGGCACAGCTTGTTGAGGAGAGTTCATTAGATCCCACAGATGAGACTGAAGCTGCCACGGAGCATGATGAGCCTTCTCCTACAAGAGAGACCACAGAGATGACTGAAACCCAACTTAATGCACTGCACGACCAAGGGACGGAGGCCCAGTTTGCGGGTGAGATTCATCCCATTGAAATTAGTGTATTGAAGATTGAGGGCCAGCCtcctgaacagaacagagaagaaACTGAGGTGCCGGTTGCAATGCCAACCATGCAAGAGGCTCTCGGAGAGGCCGAGcctgctgcacagaccccagaAATGATGGGTGAGGCAGAGTCCACTGTAGAGACTGCACGAGCCTCCACAGACGTGATAGCAGCTCAGCTTGCTGTGCAGGACACACAGCTAGGTGAGATGCAACTTGCTGAAATGGGTGAGTCCCAGAAAGTAACTGATGATGCTGAGGTCTGTTCTACTGCAGAGCCTGTGGAGGTGACTGAGGCACAACCTGCTTCCCCAAGCACATACAAGAGCCTCCAAGACACTGAGGGGTCCCAGCCTCTTCCAGAGAAGTCTCTAGACCCCACAGAAGTGAGTGAGGTGCCTAGTGCAGAAACCACCAAAGGGAATGAGTCACAGCCAGAGGTACAGATGCCACCGGCAGTCCCCCAAATCACTGAGACCCCACTTGACACAGAGACTGCAGAACATACTGGTGAGGCACAGCCTGTTGAGAAGAGTTCATTAGATCCCACAGATGAGACTGAAGCTGCCACGGAGCACGATGAGCCTTCTCCTACAGGAGAGACCACAGAGATGACTGAAACCCAACTTAATGCACTGCACGACCAAGGGATGGAGGCCCAGTTTGCGGGTGAGATTCATCCCATTGAAATTAGTGTATTGAAGATTGAGGACCAGCCtcctgaacagaacagagaagaaACTGAGGTGCCAGTTGCAATGCCAACCATGCAAGAGGCTCTCGGAGAGGCCGAGcctgctgcacagaccccacaAATGATGGGTGAGACAGAGTCCACTGTAGAGACTGCACTAGCCTCCACAGACATGATAGCGGCTCAGCTTGCTGTGCAGCACACACAGCTAGGTGAGATGCAACTTGCTGAAATGGGTGAGTCCCAGAAAGTAACTGATGATGCTGAGGCCTGTTCTACTGCAGAGCCCGTGGAGGTGACTGAGGCACAACCTGCTTCCCCAAGCATGTACCAGAGCCTCCAAGACACTGAGGGGTCCCAGCCTCTTGCAGAGAAGTCTCTAGAGATCACAGAAGTGAGTGAGGTGCAAAGTATTGCACGAGCCATAGAGGAGACTAATGAGGGCCAGCGAATTGCACAGGCCATAAAGGCTAAAGTCTGCTCTCTTGAACAGACTTCTCAGAAGATGACAGAAATAATGATTGGGTCACAGTCTGCTGCAGTGACCACAGAGTCTGGTGAGGCTCAACCCATTGAGCCTCCTAGCATTGCAGAAGTGGCTGAGGCGCAGAACGCCACCAAGAACAGTGAGGACCAACCTTCATCAGAGACCACAGAGGTGACTAGAACACCGCCTACCACACTACATGTACGAAAGACCAAAGCAGTGGCTGGTGAGGGCCAGCCTGCCATTGAGACCTCAGAGGTAATGGCTGACCCCCAGCCTACTAGGCTAGGCAAGCCAGACACCAAGGCCCACAAAACTGTACAAAGCACAGAAGAAACTGGTGAGGGACCAACTGCTCTGCCAGCCGTGCAAGGCATCCTGCAAGAACTGCTGCCCGCTGGTGAAACGGTACAGCTCGTAGAAGAGAGCCTGCATGTGACTGGTGGGACCCAACTTCTTGCAGAGACCGAGTCCCAGAATACCACAGAGAACAACAAGGCCCATCCTATTCCGGAGACTGAGGCAGCGTCtgtcccaaacacacacactcctcagGAGCTTGGTGCACGGCCAACTGGAGAGACTCCAAAAGCAGCTGAAGGGAAGTCTTCTGAAGACATGGTGCTAGATGCTGCCAAAGTAAACGAGGCTCCACCTGCTGGGGAAAACCAGGCCCATCCCAACACCAAGGTCAGAGAAGCAATGGAGGCACAGGCTGctggcacagacacacaggagAGTCACCAAGAGGCTGAGACCATGAAGGAAACTGTGACCCAATCTACTGAATGGAGCATGCCagagggtggtggggctcagcctACTGCAGAAGCAGCTAGGGTGCAAACTGCTGCACCTATTGCACAGAAGTCTGAGCCTGCTACAGGGACGACAGCCGGTAATGGTGAGTTCTGTCCTATTGTGCAGGCCACAGAAGAGATGGCGGTTCCCCCTGTTGCAGAGACTGTGATACACACTGCTGTCCCAGCCACACAAGAGCTAGCCCAAGACTCTAGTGAGACGCAGCCTATTGGACTGCATGTGCAAGAGACTGTGCAGCAGACTGGACCTCAGACAGCTGAAGTGTACACAGCACTAAGCATTCTAAAGTTTATtaaagagatcactgaggctgcTGCTAAGATCACAGAAGAAAATGAAACCTGTCCTATTCCAGGGACTGTGCTGGAGACCCCAGAAGAGGCTGAGTCTCTGCAATCATTGATGGAGACCACAGATTTAAAGATGAAGACGGGTCAAGAGCCTCAAATCGCAGCTAATATAACAGGCCAGGAAGGAGGGGAACATGCAGCAATAAGCAAGGAAGAAATTCTGAAAGCTTCTGAGACAGAGATCTCTGTAGATGCTGAGTCAGAGCTACAGCAATACACTGAGCAAGAAGATCCATCTGCTTCTCTTGGTGCCAGCTGTGAGCTCCCTCAGACACTGAAGCCCAGTAGTGAGACACAAGCTTTCCAGCCTCTGGAATCCATAGTGACTGCAGTAGATGAGAGAGGAGTCCAAGGGGAGCCTAAACAGACTCTTTCAGCTTTTGAAACTCAAGGCAGAAAGGGGGAAATGGTCCTACATTCAGACTGTGGACCTACTGGCAGTGAAGCTGTGCCTTCAAAGGAGATCTCTGCAAGAGAAGCATCTGATCTTATTCATATGGCCTGA